In a genomic window of Bacteroidota bacterium:
- a CDS encoding NADH-quinone oxidoreductase subunit N: MDFNITDIYSYLPLVILASIILISLVIEMYVKSAEKIIPWLTVVSFLVVSYQSLLSVGDQGIFFNGMLATGGQVNIFYFIFNFGAAIVTLLSVDYLRKTGIYHGEFYILLQSAVLGMMMIASARDLVMIFIGLEQMSLCFYILAGFARKRPFSNEAALKYFLLGSFATGFIVYGLGLLYGSSHTLNIALLFQSFTFDKTNIIGIIGLTLFFIGFAFKIAAVPFHMWVPDVYQGAPTATTAIMSTGGKTAAFAALILVVSPAFAKERASEVLTPMIAFFATLSMLYGSITAILQTDIKRMLAYSSIAHAGYMLIGLAAGNDRGIDGLIYYLAAYSFMNLGAFGIISMIEDKEEKNLQISDYAGLGTKYPLLAGLLALFMFALSGIPPFAGFFGKYYVFISAIESNLVWLAIVGIISSVISVYFYLRLVVVMYFSKDESKLEIVNSNPAMTGIIVSAILIALMGILPGSVINLISKF, encoded by the coding sequence ATGGATTTTAACATAACAGACATATATAGCTATCTCCCGCTGGTAATTCTGGCATCGATTATTTTAATTTCCCTCGTGATCGAGATGTATGTCAAGAGTGCGGAAAAGATAATCCCATGGCTGACTGTGGTCAGTTTTCTTGTGGTGTCTTACCAATCGCTCTTGTCTGTCGGTGATCAGGGAATATTCTTTAACGGAATGCTGGCAACAGGTGGACAGGTCAACATTTTCTACTTCATTTTCAATTTTGGTGCAGCAATAGTCACTCTCCTTTCTGTGGACTATCTCCGTAAAACCGGAATTTATCATGGAGAGTTTTACATACTTCTGCAATCGGCGGTATTGGGAATGATGATGATAGCCAGTGCCCGTGATCTGGTGATGATTTTCATTGGTCTCGAGCAAATGTCTCTTTGTTTCTACATTCTTGCCGGATTTGCGCGTAAAAGACCTTTTTCGAACGAAGCTGCTTTGAAGTATTTTCTTCTCGGCTCCTTCGCAACAGGGTTTATTGTTTACGGTCTGGGACTCCTTTACGGCTCGTCGCATACACTGAACATTGCGCTTTTGTTCCAGTCATTTACATTTGACAAAACTAATATAATTGGAATCATCGGACTCACCCTTTTCTTTATTGGTTTTGCTTTCAAAATCGCGGCGGTTCCTTTTCACATGTGGGTTCCCGATGTGTATCAGGGAGCACCGACAGCAACCACGGCAATCATGTCGACAGGTGGTAAAACTGCAGCTTTTGCAGCACTTATTCTCGTCGTTTCACCCGCATTTGCCAAAGAGAGAGCGAGTGAAGTACTCACACCGATGATTGCGTTTTTTGCTACCCTTTCGATGCTTTACGGAAGTATAACAGCCATTCTGCAGACCGATATCAAGAGAATGCTGGCTTATTCCTCAATTGCACATGCGGGTTATATGCTGATAGGTCTTGCAGCCGGTAACGACAGAGGGATTGACGGACTGATCTACTATCTGGCAGCCTACTCCTTTATGAATCTTGGTGCATTCGGAATCATCTCTATGATCGAGGATAAAGAGGAGAAGAATCTTCAGATTAGTGACTATGCCGGTTTGGGTACCAAATACCCGCTTCTTGCCGGTCTCCTTGCACTCTTCATGTTTGCTCTTTCAGGAATCCCTCCATTTGCGGGTTTCTTCGGGAAATACTATGTGTTTATCTCGGCTATCGAATCAAATCTTGTATGGCTCGCGATTGTTGGTATTATCTCTTCGGTAATAAGTGTATATTTTTATTTGAGACTCGTAGTCGTGATGTACTTCAGTAAAGATGAATCAAAACTTGAGATTGTTAACTCGAATCCCGCAATGACCGGTATAATAGTGTCAGCAATCCTGATTGCATTGATGGGAATTTTGCCGGGTTCGGTAATAAACCTGATCTCGAAATTTTAA
- the nuoL gene encoding NADH-quinone oxidoreductase subunit L: MTEYIYLAVLFPLIGFLINGLFGRLIKNEKIVGGIGAGMVGLAFLVVVFSFFETLGLPADQRSRIIKWFTWIKAGGIDAAFSYQVDQLSLTMSLIVTGVGFIIHVYSIGYMHGDKGFWRFFAYMNLFIVAMMNLVLADNFVLLFLGWEGVGLCSYLLIGFYYDRKFEKGTVADASKKAFVVNRIGDFGFLVAMFFVFYYFKSLNFSEVLPLVAGSGIEPWIFEAIAIFLFIGATGKSAQIPLFVWLPDAMAGPTPVSALIHAATMVTAGVYLVARTSVIFAMAPTAMMVVAIIGLFTALFAATIGLVQNDIKKVLAYSTVSQLGYMFLALGMGAFSAGIFHVMTHAFFKALLFLGAGSVIHGMHEEQDIRNYGGLKKYMPKTYLTFAIAAVAISGIPPLSGFFSKDEILWMAYANGGLFFWIIGAITALMTAFYMFRLLSLTFEGKERFDHHRVHPHESPNIMVIPLIVLAVLSVIGGFIGLPKVFVGEHGNLFEVWLAPIFKDATRKLSTGNIHSHLEEYLLMATSVVGAVASIMLARHIYLRKPEIATSISESFKGVYKTLLNKYFVDEFYQKVIITPLVKLSDSVLFKFTDAKIIDGAVNGTAKVIDFASGYARKFQTGVTQFYAVIMMIAITGTLFWIILSF, from the coding sequence ATGACAGAATACATTTACTTGGCAGTGCTTTTCCCATTGATCGGATTTCTGATCAACGGGCTGTTTGGGAGACTGATCAAAAACGAGAAGATTGTCGGCGGAATTGGTGCCGGCATGGTTGGTCTCGCATTCCTGGTCGTAGTTTTCTCTTTTTTCGAAACCCTCGGATTACCTGCTGATCAGCGGAGCCGGATAATAAAATGGTTTACCTGGATAAAAGCAGGCGGTATTGATGCTGCATTCAGCTATCAGGTCGACCAGTTATCTCTCACCATGTCGCTAATTGTCACAGGTGTTGGATTTATTATCCATGTTTACTCAATCGGGTACATGCATGGAGATAAAGGTTTTTGGCGGTTTTTTGCCTACATGAACCTCTTCATCGTTGCTATGATGAATCTGGTGCTCGCCGACAATTTTGTTCTTCTGTTCCTCGGTTGGGAAGGGGTGGGATTATGTTCATACCTGCTCATCGGTTTTTATTACGACAGAAAATTTGAAAAAGGAACTGTAGCTGATGCCTCCAAAAAGGCATTTGTAGTTAACAGAATCGGTGATTTCGGTTTTCTCGTTGCAATGTTTTTTGTTTTCTACTACTTCAAAAGTTTAAATTTTAGCGAAGTATTGCCACTTGTTGCCGGATCGGGGATAGAACCCTGGATATTTGAGGCAATTGCAATATTCCTCTTCATCGGAGCCACCGGAAAATCGGCACAGATTCCTCTTTTTGTATGGTTGCCTGATGCGATGGCAGGTCCGACCCCTGTATCTGCCCTTATCCATGCTGCAACGATGGTTACTGCGGGTGTTTATCTCGTTGCCCGAACATCAGTAATTTTTGCGATGGCACCGACTGCAATGATGGTGGTAGCAATAATCGGATTGTTCACAGCTCTTTTTGCAGCCACAATCGGACTGGTTCAGAATGACATAAAGAAAGTTCTGGCGTATTCCACTGTGAGTCAGTTGGGTTACATGTTTCTTGCTCTCGGAATGGGAGCCTTCTCCGCAGGTATCTTTCATGTAATGACACACGCTTTCTTCAAAGCACTTTTATTCCTTGGTGCGGGTTCAGTAATACATGGCATGCACGAGGAACAGGATATCAGAAACTACGGCGGCTTAAAAAAGTATATGCCAAAAACATATCTCACTTTTGCGATTGCGGCTGTGGCAATTTCAGGAATTCCCCCTCTTTCCGGCTTTTTCTCGAAAGATGAAATACTCTGGATGGCTTATGCGAATGGTGGATTGTTTTTCTGGATAATTGGAGCAATTACTGCCTTAATGACTGCATTTTACATGTTCAGACTTCTTTCTCTTACTTTTGAGGGGAAAGAGAGATTCGACCACCATCGTGTACATCCCCACGAATCCCCGAATATTATGGTGATTCCTCTGATTGTTTTGGCTGTTTTGTCAGTAATTGGCGGATTTATCGGACTTCCGAAAGTATTTGTTGGGGAACATGGCAATCTGTTTGAAGTGTGGTTGGCACCAATTTTCAAGGATGCAACACGCAAACTCTCGACCGGTAACATTCATTCTCATCTTGAGGAATATCTTCTGATGGCAACTTCTGTAGTTGGAGCAGTTGCCTCAATAATGCTCGCAAGACATATCTATTTGAGAAAACCGGAAATTGCCACAAGTATATCCGAATCTTTCAAAGGAGTTTATAAAACTCTGCTAAACAAATATTTCGTAGATGAGTTTTATCAGAAAGTTATCATCACACCGTTAGTGAAGCTCTCTGATTCCGTTTTGTTTAAGTTTACTGATGCCAAAATAATTGATGGAGCCGTAAACGGCACAGCGAAAGTTATTGATTTTGCATCAGGTTATGCACGAAAGTTTCAAACCGGCGTGACACAGTTTTATGCTGTCATAATGATGATAGCAATAACAGGTACATTATTCTGGATAATATTGAGTTTCTGA
- the nuoK gene encoding NADH-quinone oxidoreductase subunit NuoK — protein sequence MIPLEYYLILSAFMFVTGVAGVLTRRNAIVVFMSIELMLNSANLTFVAYSSFFGDVIGQLFVFFVMAVAAAEVAIGLAIIIAIFRNKVTINIDEINILKW from the coding sequence ATGATCCCACTCGAATATTACCTTATTTTAAGTGCTTTTATGTTTGTTACCGGGGTTGCCGGTGTACTTACCAGACGGAATGCCATTGTGGTATTTATGTCGATAGAGCTGATGTTAAATTCAGCGAACCTGACCTTTGTTGCATATTCATCTTTCTTTGGAGATGTGATAGGGCAGCTTTTTGTTTTTTTTGTAATGGCAGTCGCAGCAGCCGAAGTAGCTATCGGTCTGGCAATCATCATAGCCATTTTCAGGAATAAAGTTACAATTAACATAGATGAAATTAACATTTTAAAGTGGTAA
- a CDS encoding NADH-quinone oxidoreductase subunit J, whose amino-acid sequence MTLEQGLFGFFALIAVASSVLMVTRKNPVISALFLVLNFGALSGIYLLLRAQFLAVVQVIVYAGAIMVLFLFVLMLLRPEQEKSYFKERPQQKFLAIVIAFLMFAQMVYSIFFTLPGKVVDENTRVEIGTIEHIGKELYTTYLLPFEAIAFVLLTATIGALILSKKKLD is encoded by the coding sequence ATGACCTTGGAACAGGGATTGTTTGGATTTTTTGCACTAATAGCGGTAGCATCATCTGTTTTGATGGTAACCCGTAAAAATCCTGTTATTTCCGCACTATTTCTTGTACTTAATTTTGGAGCCCTCTCCGGAATCTATTTATTGCTCAGAGCCCAGTTTTTAGCTGTTGTTCAGGTAATAGTATATGCCGGAGCGATCATGGTTTTATTCCTGTTCGTTTTGATGCTCCTGAGACCGGAACAGGAGAAATCTTACTTCAAAGAGAGACCCCAGCAGAAATTTCTCGCCATTGTAATTGCTTTTTTGATGTTCGCCCAGATGGTTTATTCCATCTTTTTCACATTACCCGGTAAGGTTGTTGACGAGAATACCAGAGTGGAAATTGGTACAATTGAACACATCGGAAAGGAATTGTATACAACTTATCTTCTTCCGTTCGAAGCGATTGCGTTTGTACTGCTTACGGCTACAATTGGTGCATTGATATTATCTAAAAAGAAATTGGATTAG
- a CDS encoding TonB family protein: MIILFRLYPFSKNVTNPLAKGEDLIELDDAIELPDNRKEEELPQKKSEPTVLKPKIAKTETEVAINKEIEVTLTPPKEKIKLESQDIDKGDLLTLDKQGKFKNKETNTKSTEKDGKTNAPKDNVYYTAVPYMPVPIGGYEAIQSKAVFPQAAKDAGVSGTVYVTAFIDELGNVASVVLTKGIHPACDNSALSAIRRTKFSPGKKDGKPVKVQMLIPVNFK; this comes from the coding sequence ATGATCATACTGTTCCGGTTATACCCCTTCTCAAAAAATGTAACAAATCCTCTTGCAAAAGGGGAAGATTTAATTGAACTTGACGATGCAATTGAGCTTCCGGACAACAGGAAAGAGGAAGAGCTTCCACAAAAGAAGAGTGAACCGACAGTTCTCAAACCAAAAATAGCGAAAACCGAAACTGAAGTTGCAATAAACAAGGAAATTGAGGTTACTCTAACCCCTCCAAAAGAAAAAATAAAACTTGAAAGTCAGGATATAGACAAAGGTGATCTCCTGACTCTGGATAAACAGGGAAAATTCAAAAACAAAGAAACAAATACAAAATCGACGGAAAAGGACGGGAAAACCAACGCTCCCAAGGATAATGTCTATTATACTGCCGTCCCGTACATGCCCGTCCCGATCGGCGGATATGAAGCAATACAAAGCAAGGCGGTCTTTCCTCAGGCAGCAAAAGACGCGGGAGTGAGTGGAACAGTTTATGTTACTGCATTCATTGACGAATTGGGAAATGTAGCCTCTGTCGTGCTGACAAAGGGAATACATCCTGCCTGCGATAACTCAGCGCTTTCTGCCATTCGGAGAACCAAATTTTCTCCGGGGAAAAAAGATGGTAAACCGGTAAAAGTTCAGATGCTCATTCCGGTCAATTTTAAATAA
- a CDS encoding VanZ family protein: protein MTLDRQKKKTVALVVLVVYWLILFLGTTLPSSSLPDTPSGDKLNHFAGYAVLSFLLFNWFRLKDEAGTADIKLLQKSFIIASVYGVLDEVHQLLIPGRFFEWYDILADINGAALGLAVAFVVFRTFPRFYR from the coding sequence ATGACTCTTGACAGGCAGAAGAAAAAAACCGTCGCTTTAGTCGTTCTGGTCGTATATTGGCTGATTCTGTTTCTTGGAACCACCCTTCCGTCGAGCAGCCTGCCTGATACTCCATCGGGTGACAAATTAAATCATTTCGCCGGGTATGCTGTACTTAGTTTTTTACTTTTTAACTGGTTCAGGCTTAAAGATGAGGCGGGAACTGCGGACATCAAATTGTTGCAAAAATCGTTCATTATTGCTTCGGTTTATGGGGTTTTGGATGAAGTCCATCAATTACTGATTCCCGGAAGGTTTTTCGAGTGGTACGACATTCTTGCTGATATTAACGGTGCCGCATTGGGTTTGGCTGTTGCATTCGTTGTTTTTAGAACTTTTCCCAGGTTTTACAGGTAA
- a CDS encoding NADH-quinone oxidoreductase subunit M, which produces MDKSYILSLLLLLPIAGSMLVLMLPKENLRLTRITGLVISLVIFVVSLFTYFNFNAESVNFQFAEKYEWVKGLGIYYHVGLDGMSLLLVLLTTFMTPLALLSTWSSIDVKVKEFTFFMLMLEAGMLGVFMSLDLFLFYIFWEAMLIPMYFIIGIWGGKNRIYASVKFFIYTMAGSLVMLVAIIWLANSGTAFTTDLIELYKQGPAIDPSKQNLLFAAFALSFAIKVPLFPLHTWLPDAHVEAPTAGSVILAGVLLKMGTYGLIRFNLPLFPDAVKVFAPYITTLAVIGIIYGALVAMVQKDMKKLVAYSSVSHLGFVVLGIFGLTIESMQGAIIQMVNHGLSTGALFLLVGYIYERTHTREIADYGGIAKIVPVYATILLIVSLSSIGVPGLNGFVGEFLILVGSFKSPLLVSPYFSIIAASGVIFAAVYLLWMYQRVCLETVKNEKMNSLTDLNTRELITLAPLLLFIVWIGIYPSTFLRLSEAFSSNIVNTVMNALAK; this is translated from the coding sequence ATGGATAAAAGTTATATATTGAGTCTTCTTTTACTTCTTCCCATTGCCGGCTCGATGCTGGTCCTGATGTTACCCAAAGAAAATTTGAGGTTGACCAGGATAACAGGGCTTGTGATTTCGCTCGTGATTTTTGTTGTCTCATTATTCACATATTTTAATTTCAATGCCGAAAGTGTAAATTTCCAGTTTGCAGAAAAATATGAGTGGGTAAAGGGACTCGGAATTTATTACCATGTAGGTCTGGACGGAATGTCTCTCCTGCTCGTTCTCCTTACAACATTTATGACACCTCTGGCACTTCTCTCCACATGGTCGAGTATTGATGTAAAAGTAAAGGAATTTACTTTCTTCATGCTGATGCTCGAAGCGGGAATGCTTGGCGTTTTCATGTCGCTCGATCTTTTCCTTTTCTACATTTTCTGGGAAGCGATGCTCATTCCGATGTACTTCATAATCGGTATATGGGGCGGCAAAAACAGAATCTACGCTTCTGTGAAATTTTTTATCTACACTATGGCAGGTTCTCTTGTGATGCTCGTTGCCATAATCTGGCTTGCAAATTCGGGAACCGCGTTTACTACTGACCTTATCGAACTCTACAAACAAGGACCTGCAATCGATCCTTCTAAGCAAAATCTGTTGTTTGCCGCTTTTGCTCTTAGTTTCGCCATAAAAGTCCCGTTGTTTCCACTTCACACCTGGCTGCCGGATGCGCATGTCGAGGCTCCGACCGCAGGCTCGGTAATACTTGCCGGTGTACTGCTGAAGATGGGTACATATGGTCTAATAAGATTTAATTTACCGTTGTTTCCTGATGCGGTAAAAGTTTTTGCCCCTTACATTACCACACTGGCTGTTATCGGCATAATTTATGGTGCACTTGTGGCGATGGTGCAAAAGGATATGAAAAAGCTTGTTGCCTATTCATCAGTATCCCACCTTGGATTTGTAGTTCTGGGTATTTTTGGATTGACCATTGAGTCGATGCAGGGAGCGATAATACAGATGGTCAATCACGGTCTTTCAACAGGGGCACTCTTCCTTTTAGTGGGTTATATCTACGAAAGAACTCACACCCGTGAGATAGCTGATTACGGCGGAATTGCGAAAATAGTGCCCGTTTATGCCACAATTCTTTTGATTGTGTCTCTTTCATCAATAGGTGTTCCGGGATTAAACGGATTTGTTGGTGAATTCCTGATATTGGTGGGTTCATTCAAGTCACCACTCCTTGTCAGTCCTTATTTTTCAATAATAGCGGCATCGGGTGTTATCTTTGCTGCTGTTTATCTCCTCTGGATGTATCAGAGAGTTTGTTTGGAGACAGTAAAGAATGAAAAAATGAATTCACTTACTGATCTGAATACCCGGGAGTTAATTACTCTCGCGCCATTACTGCTATTCATTGTTTGGATAGGAATTTATCCTTCAACTTTCTTGAGGTTATCCGAAGCGTTTTCATCAAATATTGTAAATACGGTGATGAACGCCCTGGCAAAATAA
- a CDS encoding sodium:proton antiporter, whose amino-acid sequence MRHAALFFAAFFTLFILFNSEIRSESKDSTDKTKQETVLSHTDKAKTTETGAHHGSSPSPYLVIPFILLLLLIAIAPLFFQHFWEHNYHKVAIFLGLIVAVYYAAILNDFTSLKHTLVEYLSFIALLSSLFVASGGILIKVDKKATPLANTLFLLFGAVIANVIGTTGASMLLIRPFMRMNKGRIKPYHIIFFIFVISNAGGALTPIGDPPLFLGFLKGVPFFWVIEQVWLIWILAIFMILSIFFLLDRANKAGANDETTYSGKIELKGLKNLGYLAIIILSVFLDPAVLSWVPSLDPLPVGIREIIMFSVVFAAYKTADEKILKANEFDFAPIKEVAYLFVGIFFTMVPALRLIADMARENSDVFTSSLFYWASGALSSFLDNAPTYLNFMSAAMGKFGYDLNGGAAQTQLFLQNPDAVQYLTAISVGAVFFGAMTYIGNGPNFMVKSISERAGVRVPSFIEYIIKYSLPVLLPVYAIIWFIFFRG is encoded by the coding sequence ATGAGGCACGCAGCACTTTTTTTCGCAGCCTTTTTTACACTGTTCATATTATTTAACAGCGAAATAAGAAGTGAATCGAAAGATTCAACAGATAAAACAAAACAGGAAACTGTTCTTTCTCATACTGATAAAGCAAAGACAACAGAGACCGGTGCGCATCACGGTTCTTCACCAAGTCCGTATCTGGTAATCCCTTTCATTCTGCTTTTGTTGCTGATAGCCATTGCCCCTTTGTTTTTTCAACATTTTTGGGAGCACAACTATCACAAGGTAGCCATCTTTTTGGGTCTGATAGTTGCTGTTTATTACGCAGCGATACTGAATGATTTTACGAGTCTTAAGCATACACTTGTTGAATACCTGTCATTCATCGCCCTGCTGAGTTCTTTGTTCGTTGCGAGTGGTGGCATTCTGATAAAAGTGGACAAAAAAGCCACACCTCTTGCAAATACGCTTTTTCTGCTTTTTGGAGCAGTAATCGCTAATGTGATTGGAACAACCGGTGCGTCCATGCTTCTGATTCGTCCATTTATGAGAATGAACAAAGGAAGAATAAAGCCGTACCACATCATATTTTTTATTTTTGTGATAAGCAATGCGGGTGGTGCTCTTACTCCGATCGGAGATCCGCCACTGTTTCTCGGATTCCTTAAAGGAGTTCCTTTTTTCTGGGTGATAGAGCAGGTTTGGCTGATTTGGATTTTGGCGATTTTCATGATTCTTTCCATCTTCTTTTTGCTCGACAGGGCTAATAAAGCCGGAGCAAATGATGAAACAACTTACAGTGGGAAGATCGAATTGAAGGGGCTGAAAAACCTTGGCTATCTGGCGATAATCATTTTATCGGTTTTCCTTGATCCGGCTGTCTTGTCATGGGTACCTTCACTTGATCCGTTACCCGTTGGAATCAGGGAAATCATAATGTTCAGTGTGGTGTTTGCCGCTTACAAAACTGCTGATGAAAAGATACTAAAGGCAAATGAATTTGATTTTGCGCCTATTAAAGAAGTGGCGTATTTGTTCGTGGGAATCTTCTTTACGATGGTTCCGGCACTGAGACTGATAGCTGACATGGCCCGTGAAAACAGCGATGTATTCACAAGTTCACTCTTTTATTGGGCATCCGGTGCTCTTTCATCCTTTTTGGATAATGCCCCGACCTATCTGAACTTTATGAGTGCTGCCATGGGGAAATTTGGTTATGATTTGAACGGCGGAGCTGCACAAACTCAGCTTTTCCTGCAGAATCCCGATGCGGTACAATACCTGACCGCAATTTCGGTTGGTGCAGTTTTCTTCGGTGCCATGACATATATTGGAAATGGACCCAATTTTATGGTTAAGTCGATTTCAGAAAGAGCCGGTGTCAGGGTTCCAAGTTTTATTGAGTATATAATTAAGTATTCACTGCCCGTTTTATTGCCCGTTTATGCAATAATATGGTTCATATTTTTCAGAGGTTAG
- a CDS encoding NAD(P)H-hydrate epimerase — MRLVLNAAEAREADRIAIEDFGFESMILMENAGRSVASFLETVQAETKTVAIICGKGNNAGDGFVAARHLRDMDWRVTVVFVDDPDEFSEDAGNAFELLTEVAGDISIFQYQSVTQLKELIASCYVIVDALLGTGSKGEPRYPYDEIIVALNELRAVKVAIDIPSGLDPDTGNGGIVFEAHYTVALCTLKKGYFYGKGMDSRGVIDNGYIGIKEEQLELESDWSLYEMSDVRSVVPAKKRTINKYTSGGPVIIAGSNRYPGSASLVYQAAFYSGSGSPVIFTSEKASAVLMANVPEAVINEFSVNFNSDSIKTVYDALEKKEVLLAGPGIGRSPETTVALEKILAMNNRLVILDADALAPLHGGNYKNYDLKGKILLPHTGEFAMIIGKPLELIEKNIFKAVEDFTKETGCILVLKHAAVFISTPVGVNYIIDSGFDALAKFGTGDGLAGVIASTFAQLLALPALEIEEITGLLIEQHFDTMEFFASRIADAIHTYNLSAIILAKESPGVFISASSMIKNLPAAIKKIDEFA, encoded by the coding sequence ATGAGACTTGTACTAAATGCCGCAGAAGCCCGTGAAGCTGACAGAATAGCAATCGAGGATTTCGGTTTTGAAAGCATGATTCTGATGGAGAATGCCGGAAGAAGTGTGGCTTCTTTTCTCGAAACTGTTCAGGCTGAAACGAAGACAGTTGCCATTATTTGCGGTAAGGGAAACAATGCCGGCGATGGTTTTGTGGCGGCGCGTCATCTTCGTGACATGGACTGGAGAGTGACGGTGGTTTTTGTGGATGACCCTGACGAGTTCTCTGAAGATGCAGGAAATGCTTTCGAACTTTTGACAGAAGTTGCAGGCGACATATCAATTTTCCAATATCAAAGTGTCACACAGTTAAAAGAACTTATTGCCTCATGCTATGTGATTGTTGATGCACTTCTCGGAACCGGTTCCAAGGGCGAGCCAAGGTATCCCTATGATGAGATAATTGTTGCACTGAATGAACTAAGAGCTGTAAAAGTTGCCATCGATATACCTTCAGGACTTGATCCTGACACAGGTAATGGAGGGATTGTTTTCGAAGCCCATTACACCGTTGCACTTTGTACATTAAAAAAGGGATATTTTTACGGCAAGGGAATGGATAGCCGGGGTGTGATCGACAACGGGTATATCGGAATTAAAGAGGAGCAGCTTGAGCTTGAGAGTGACTGGTCTCTCTATGAGATGAGTGATGTCAGGAGTGTTGTACCTGCAAAAAAACGCACTATCAACAAATATACATCAGGAGGTCCGGTAATAATTGCAGGATCAAACAGATATCCTGGTTCGGCATCTCTCGTTTACCAGGCAGCTTTTTACTCAGGTTCGGGGTCACCGGTAATTTTCACTTCCGAAAAAGCATCCGCTGTGTTGATGGCGAATGTTCCCGAGGCGGTTATCAATGAATTTTCCGTGAATTTTAATTCCGATTCGATAAAAACTGTTTATGATGCTTTGGAGAAAAAGGAAGTGTTGCTTGCCGGTCCAGGTATCGGCAGATCCCCCGAAACAACAGTCGCACTTGAGAAGATTCTTGCCATGAATAATCGTCTGGTCATTCTCGATGCAGATGCCCTGGCACCGCTTCATGGAGGTAACTATAAAAATTATGATCTTAAAGGGAAGATATTGCTGCCTCATACCGGAGAGTTTGCAATGATCATCGGAAAACCTTTGGAACTGATCGAGAAAAACATCTTCAAGGCAGTCGAAGACTTCACTAAAGAAACAGGTTGCATTCTGGTACTTAAACATGCAGCGGTCTTTATCTCCACTCCTGTGGGTGTCAATTATATAATCGACTCCGGATTTGATGCACTTGCCAAATTTGGGACGGGTGACGGACTCGCCGGTGTGATTGCATCGACTTTTGCGCAGTTGCTTGCATTACCTGCACTCGAGATTGAGGAAATCACTGGATTGCTTATAGAACAACATTTCGACACAATGGAATTTTTTGCAAGTCGGATTGCTGATGCAATACACACCTACAATCTGTCTGCAATTATTTTGGCAAAAGAATCACCGGGTGTTTTTATTTCTGCATCATCAATGATCAAAAATTTACCAGCCGCAATAAAAAAAATTGACGAGTTTGCATGA